A genomic segment from Candidatus Woesearchaeota archaeon encodes:
- a CDS encoding nucleotidyltransferase domain-containing protein has translation MLRPTNKEKLLNVFFHDPIADGTGYRLRELSRIVGVAPTSIKIYLKELITEGLVVVKEERATKYPLYAANIENNDFTLRKKIHTLLSIHESGLMDYISEECMPNAVVLFGSTSLGEDTKQSDIDLFVMSEETNLNLKNYENKLGRKIHVFFSGNFGKLSKELKNNIANGIVLKGYLKIF, from the coding sequence ATGTTAAGACCAACTAACAAAGAAAAACTATTAAACGTATTTTTCCATGACCCAATAGCTGATGGAACAGGATATAGGTTGAGGGAATTAAGCCGAATCGTTGGAGTTGCGCCAACCTCTATTAAGATATACCTTAAAGAATTAATAACCGAAGGATTGGTCGTTGTAAAGGAAGAGCGGGCTACAAAGTATCCCCTTTATGCAGCAAATATAGAAAATAATGATTTTACACTGCGAAAGAAAATACATACCTTGCTGTCCATCCATGAATCGGGCCTGATGGATTATATATCAGAGGAATGTATGCCTAATGCTGTAGTCTTATTCGGGTCTACCTCACTCGGGGAGGATACAAAGCAAAGTGACATTGATTTATTTGTGATGTCCGAAGAAACGAACCTGAATTTGAAAAATTACGAAAATAAATTGGGTCGGAAAATTCATGTGTTTTTTAGTGGGAATTTCGGAAAATTGAGCAAAGAGCTTAAGAATAATATTGCTAATGGCATAGTCTTGAAAGGTTACCTAAAAATCTTTTAA
- a CDS encoding adenosine kinase gives MAEAKDSEGRDQKKYDVMGIGNALMDILVSLPEEKFLTFRIEKGTMSLVNEARVKEIEEKLLGHEQSLEPGGASANTLSCLALLGSKVIFVGTVGKDRHGDIYEKKLIETGVESRIGRKEGMTGKAITLITPDTQRTFAVHIGCASKIGHESILENDIRDSRILYITAYELVDELLRKTCLHAMELAKKHGTLIALDLADVNVIKGNLHDLVYVADKYVDVLLANEAEAEAFTGKKRENAAMEMSSHSKICAVKLGPEGSIIVQDGKMSMVEGRLANAVDTTGAGDMYAAGILYGIANGLGLEKAANLGSFLGAKVVEKVGARLTKEEISGVHNVFSVPEEKPEVDGDSIHSSEIVALGDGKFNVASKKEKGKYYMVDMNTKWCECPSFYYHKKECKHMQAVKDYMLRQE, from the coding sequence ATGGCTGAAGCAAAAGACAGCGAAGGCAGAGACCAGAAGAAGTATGATGTCATGGGGATAGGCAATGCGCTCATGGACATTCTTGTCAGCCTTCCTGAGGAAAAGTTCCTGACTTTCAGGATTGAGAAAGGAACAATGAGCCTGGTCAATGAGGCAAGGGTCAAGGAAATCGAGGAAAAATTGCTTGGCCATGAACAAAGCCTTGAGCCCGGGGGCGCCAGCGCCAACACGCTTTCATGCCTGGCCCTGCTCGGCAGCAAAGTCATTTTTGTCGGCACAGTTGGAAAAGACAGGCATGGCGACATCTACGAGAAAAAGCTGATTGAGACAGGCGTTGAATCCAGGATTGGAAGGAAGGAAGGCATGACAGGCAAGGCAATAACCCTCATAACACCTGACACCCAAAGGACTTTTGCGGTGCATATAGGCTGTGCCTCGAAAATTGGCCATGAAAGCATTCTTGAAAATGACATCAGGGACAGCAGGATTTTGTACATTACCGCCTATGAATTGGTGGACGAGCTTTTAAGGAAAACGTGCCTGCATGCAATGGAGCTGGCAAAAAAGCATGGCACATTGATTGCGCTGGACCTTGCGGATGTGAATGTGATTAAGGGCAACCTCCACGATCTAGTCTATGTTGCTGACAAATATGTTGATGTGCTTTTGGCCAATGAGGCAGAGGCAGAAGCCTTTACAGGAAAGAAAAGGGAAAATGCGGCCATGGAGATGTCATCCCACTCCAAGATTTGCGCAGTCAAGCTTGGGCCTGAAGGCTCGATAATTGTGCAGGATGGGAAGATGAGCATGGTCGAGGGCAGGCTTGCAAATGCAGTGGACACGACAGGCGCAGGGGACATGTATGCTGCAGGCATTTTGTACGGCATTGCCAATGGGCTTGGCCTTGAAAAAGCTGCTAACCTTGGCTCATTCCTGGGCGCAAAAGTGGTTGAGAAGGTCGGGGCAAGGCTCACAAAGGAAGAAATATCCGGTGTGCATAATGTGTTTAGTGTGCCGGAAGAAAAGCCTGAAGTGGATGGCGATTCTATCCATTCATCAGAGATTGTAGCACTCGGCGACGGCAAATTCAATGTCGCCTCCAAGAAGGAGAAAGGGAAATATTACATGGTGGACATGAACACAAAATGGTGCGAATGCCCGTCATTCTACTACCACAAAAAGGAATGCAAGCATATGCAGGCTGTTAAGGATTACATGCTTAGACAGGAATGA
- a CDS encoding nucleotidyltransferase domain-containing protein, protein MKKMGFLRDIADEIVPDMGIYKHVDAMLDRINSRIRKLKVRAKAVAGGSIAKNNFIRHDHDIDLFVKFDKKYKSEELSDYLAKILSGMRAERIHGSRDYFRIRNGHNFEIVPVMDIRKGPESQNVTDMSPLHVNWVNAITRKNPKLLSEIRLTKQFCKAQGVYGAESYIRGFSGHVIDIITLHYGGFLPLARNASKWKPGQVVDYHNVYKGKARQVLNESKLGPLIVIDPIMPERNASAALSEEKFQGFISACDRFLGNPSKQFFQIAKVTPETLRMKHKGKKVFCFSISLVDGKEDVVGARLARGVEFMSRQAEKYGFKLAASGFAYDRKTSGMAYFVMNNDALPSKMVLQGPPLASREHVARFKKVHRKTYVKGKSIYAIENRKMTKFSDYALFIARDKFFKDKIKKFQLAK, encoded by the coding sequence ATGAAAAAGATGGGATTTCTCAGGGACATAGCGGATGAAATTGTGCCTGACATGGGCATATACAAGCATGTGGACGCAATGCTTGACAGGATTAATTCACGCATAAGGAAATTGAAGGTCAGGGCAAAGGCAGTTGCAGGCGGCTCAATAGCCAAGAACAATTTTATCAGGCATGACCATGACATTGACCTCTTTGTAAAGTTCGACAAAAAATACAAGAGCGAGGAGCTCAGCGACTATCTTGCCAAAATACTCTCCGGGATGAGGGCAGAGAGGATACACGGCTCGCGCGATTATTTTCGCATAAGGAATGGCCACAATTTTGAGATTGTTCCCGTGATGGACATCAGGAAAGGCCCAGAATCCCAAAATGTTACAGACATGTCGCCATTGCATGTCAATTGGGTGAATGCAATTACCAGGAAAAACCCAAAGCTGCTCAGCGAGATAAGGCTTACAAAGCAATTCTGCAAGGCACAGGGCGTTTACGGCGCTGAGAGCTACATCCGGGGATTTTCCGGGCATGTTATTGATATCATCACACTACACTATGGGGGATTTCTGCCCCTGGCCCGCAATGCCAGCAAATGGAAGCCCGGGCAGGTGGTGGACTACCACAATGTCTACAAGGGCAAGGCGCGCCAGGTTCTCAATGAGTCAAAGCTCGGCCCATTGATTGTGATTGACCCAATCATGCCTGAAAGGAATGCATCTGCGGCGCTCAGCGAGGAGAAATTCCAGGGTTTTATTTCGGCATGCGACAGGTTCCTGGGGAATCCTTCAAAGCAATTTTTTCAGATTGCCAAAGTCACGCCAGAAACACTCAGGATGAAGCATAAGGGCAAAAAAGTCTTCTGTTTCAGCATCTCTCTTGTCGACGGAAAAGAGGACGTGGTCGGGGCCAGGCTCGCGAGAGGAGTAGAGTTCATGTCGCGGCAGGCTGAAAAATACGGGTTTAAGCTTGCAGCTTCCGGCTTTGCCTATGACCGGAAAACAAGCGGCATGGCATATTTTGTAATGAACAATGATGCTCTTCCATCCAAGATGGTTCTGCAGGGCCCGCCATTGGCAAGCAGGGAGCACGTTGCCAGGTTTAAGAAGGTACACAGGAAAACATATGTGAAGGGCAAATCAATATATGCAATCGAGAACAGGAAGATGACTAAATTTTCAGATTATGCCCTCTTCATCGCAAGGGATAAATTCTTCAAAGATAAAATAAAGAAATTCCAGCTGGCCAAATGA
- a CDS encoding DEAD/DEAH box helicase: protein MAKAYYGIELNEPGQDDKAADSVVNFNLPPDLAQAVQELGFTEWTDIQRKSIPLVQQGQDVIGQSKTGSGKTAAFGLPLLEKIKHGRGLQALILVPTRELAEQVTTEMKKFSKFRPMNIISVYGGVSINPQIDYLPSADIVVGTPGRILDHTDRRTIDYSKISMLVLDEADKMFEMGFVEDVDVIISHIPKNRQTLLFSATMSSDVLRIVDKYMKKPVSVKVQSYVEQGKLVQHYYDVDQRDKFSLLVHLLKSETQDLTMIFCATRRMVDVLHRNLERQGISSEALHGGLTQAQRKVSIDKFHKKEANILVASDVAARGLDIKNVSHIYNYDLPKTSKEYIHRIGRTARAGSQGKVISLLSHMDHDNFSRVLEDRSLIVQKLPCPSFARVAFSMPQRGPRPSGGRRFGGRPGHRMHSGQGHRSQSHSSGGHHRTGQSGYSHSYSGQSRQGSHNRHSGGRTGGSSHSAAHSQHRSHSQGNNRGNPGHQGRPQHHQ from the coding sequence ATGGCAAAAGCATATTATGGAATAGAATTAAACGAGCCAGGTCAGGACGATAAAGCTGCTGATTCTGTTGTCAATTTCAACCTTCCTCCGGACCTTGCGCAGGCAGTCCAGGAGCTTGGATTCACAGAATGGACAGATATCCAGCGAAAAAGCATCCCATTGGTCCAGCAAGGCCAGGATGTAATCGGGCAATCCAAGACCGGCTCTGGAAAGACTGCAGCATTTGGGCTCCCTCTGCTGGAAAAAATCAAGCATGGCAGGGGCCTGCAGGCATTGATACTTGTGCCAACACGGGAGCTTGCAGAGCAGGTCACAACTGAGATGAAGAAATTCTCCAAATTTCGGCCCATGAACATAATTTCAGTGTACGGCGGTGTTTCAATAAACCCACAGATAGACTACCTTCCCTCTGCTGACATTGTAGTGGGCACGCCTGGCAGGATTCTCGACCACACAGACCGCAGGACCATTGACTATTCCAAGATAAGCATGCTTGTACTTGATGAGGCAGACAAGATGTTTGAAATGGGTTTTGTGGAGGATGTTGATGTAATAATCTCCCATATCCCTAAGAATAGGCAAACCTTGCTGTTTTCAGCTACCATGTCTTCGGATGTCCTGAGGATAGTTGACAAATACATGAAAAAGCCAGTGAGTGTTAAGGTCCAGTCCTATGTGGAGCAGGGTAAATTGGTCCAGCATTATTATGACGTTGATCAGCGCGACAAGTTTTCGCTTCTGGTCCATCTCCTTAAAAGCGAGACGCAGGACCTCACAATGATTTTCTGCGCCACAAGGCGCATGGTGGATGTGCTGCACAGGAATCTGGAGAGGCAGGGAATAAGCTCCGAGGCATTGCATGGCGGCCTGACACAGGCGCAAAGAAAGGTATCCATTGACAAATTCCATAAGAAAGAGGCCAACATTCTGGTTGCAAGCGATGTTGCAGCGCGAGGCCTTGACATCAAGAATGTATCGCACATCTATAATTATGACCTGCCCAAGACTTCAAAGGAATATATCCACAGGATAGGCAGGACTGCAAGGGCAGGCTCGCAAGGCAAGGTCATCAGCCTCCTATCTCATATGGACCATGATAATTTCAGCAGGGTTCTTGAGGACAGGAGCCTGATCGTGCAAAAATTGCCGTGCCCCAGTTTTGCCAGGGTCGCATTCTCCATGCCGCAAAGGGGGCCAAGGCCATCTGGCGGCAGGAGGTTTGGGGGAAGACCAGGCCACAGGATGCATTCCGGGCAGGGCCACCGCAGCCAGTCACACAGCAGTGGAGGGCATCACAGAACCGGGCAATCAGGCTATTCGCACTCTTATTCCGGCCAATCCAGGCAAGGCTCACACAACAGGCACTCAGGCGGCCGCACAGGAGGCTCCAGCCATTCCGCAGCCCATTCTCAGCATCGAAGCCACAGCCAGGGAAATAATCGCGGAAACCCTGGTCATCAGGGAAGGCCGCAGCATCACCAATAA
- a CDS encoding VWA domain-containing protein, giving the protein MELRNGFGRRNRKGFYFSTDAMFAATLLIVTAVLFSIYFFKSSPTAQSGYYSQDIIDLLSEMKVSELNATYLQQLMAASNQTNLSNSIIEQIGIYQVTGETENARNLTMTLLQNMIPARYGFSLAIDDVVLYQRDLDSSKSAFDVQSGKRFVSGISAAKPVKGFTSRAFLSGASNRYVFSYIYFGGYVGDGNFVHYLTLPTVYTNINEAYFEGVIPEDFDLYVNDAYSGTFLKTSIDDLIPETQYVDSGYLSNFVPGTNTLRFNFTSGNGYFGGGFFRVSTNTTDISDVSLETSEINKKIELPGIYGVINLYSSFIVPGNLSSMELFLNYSSDLPVFVNLGGRTVYDSNTTGQVEVTIPNNDLAALLYYPNLSLTTVPLRIGHYQTVSSNQTGNVTDVVITTSVAKTMENMDILGTNLTRLGAAKELDYTFIDIVLNSSGNRIGLVSYFAANAQKDSWLDIDETDLNNTIKAYDEKNSPNRALCKGIRESKEILLGQSDSSRKRIIMLMTDGDTDDPCSPAAPGTPEQQAIWEACNATALYKIKFYAIGFGVGADNDTMEQIANCSGTKYYQSNNFSELDQIYRDLATDIANQSLTFVQQKSVTVGVASQLYESSYLAVQYNQTVYDTFQRVPLTIEDPVFNNTISQGTLGIPSETSIVDAKVVSYSADKWTSMVDLNNTFYSWKPLFDLTDFGSDFLQLGDPYAVYVDPAFIADTNTVRVRTAVNATALAGGSEYNRIIYTILARTFSSSTGIGSQASGCNWNILFEDGSNMTLTIPSSAVTNNTCSFYDDVYNTDDATQSAIYNLLLELDLDDDGYIDINVGYQGFLLSTATVTSVPYLWGPATVEVRLWQ; this is encoded by the coding sequence ATGGAACTGAGGAATGGATTTGGGAGACGGAACAGGAAGGGATTTTATTTCAGCACTGACGCCATGTTTGCCGCAACCCTGCTCATTGTCACAGCCGTCCTCTTCAGCATTTACTTTTTTAAATCATCGCCTACAGCGCAAAGCGGTTATTATTCGCAGGATATCATTGACCTGCTCTCTGAAATGAAGGTCAGCGAGCTTAATGCGACATATCTTCAGCAGCTGATGGCAGCCAGCAACCAGACAAACCTATCCAATAGCATCATTGAGCAGATAGGCATTTACCAGGTCACAGGCGAAACCGAAAATGCGAGAAATCTGACTATGACGCTTCTGCAAAACATGATCCCTGCGCGTTATGGATTTTCTCTTGCGATTGACGATGTTGTCCTGTACCAGCGGGATTTGGACTCCAGCAAATCCGCATTTGATGTCCAATCAGGGAAAAGGTTTGTCTCGGGTATTTCCGCGGCCAAGCCTGTCAAGGGATTTACGTCAAGGGCTTTCCTCTCAGGCGCCAGCAATCGCTATGTTTTTTCCTACATCTATTTTGGCGGCTATGTCGGCGACGGGAATTTTGTGCATTACCTCACGCTTCCAACGGTTTATACCAACATCAATGAGGCTTATTTTGAGGGAGTGATCCCTGAGGATTTTGACCTTTATGTAAATGACGCATATTCAGGCACATTCCTGAAAACAAGCATTGATGATTTAATACCTGAGACGCAGTATGTTGATTCGGGGTACCTTTCCAATTTTGTGCCTGGCACCAACACCCTCAGGTTTAACTTCACGTCGGGGAATGGCTATTTTGGCGGCGGGTTTTTCAGGGTCAGCACAAACACAACTGACATCAGCGATGTTTCCCTGGAGACAAGCGAAATCAACAAGAAGATTGAGCTGCCCGGCATTTATGGCGTTATCAACTTATATTCATCATTCATTGTGCCAGGCAATTTAAGCTCGATGGAACTATTCCTCAATTACTCCTCAGATCTCCCGGTTTTTGTGAATCTGGGTGGCAGGACAGTCTATGATTCCAACACCACAGGCCAGGTTGAAGTCACAATCCCCAACAATGACCTTGCGGCCCTGCTATACTATCCAAATTTAAGCCTGACCACAGTGCCTCTGAGGATTGGGCATTACCAGACAGTCAGCAGCAATCAGACTGGAAATGTCACAGACGTGGTGATAACTACCAGCGTAGCCAAAACCATGGAAAATATGGACATACTGGGCACTAATTTAACCAGGCTCGGCGCGGCCAAGGAGCTGGACTACACTTTCATTGACATTGTCCTTAACAGTTCAGGCAACAGGATTGGGCTGGTTTCCTATTTTGCGGCAAATGCACAAAAGGACAGCTGGCTGGATATAGATGAAACGGATTTGAATAACACAATCAAGGCCTATGATGAGAAAAATTCACCGAACAGGGCTTTGTGCAAAGGGATCAGGGAATCCAAGGAGATATTGCTTGGGCAAAGTGATTCCTCCAGAAAGCGAATAATCATGCTCATGACTGACGGCGACACAGATGACCCGTGCTCTCCGGCTGCGCCTGGCACTCCTGAGCAGCAGGCTATTTGGGAAGCATGCAATGCAACTGCCTTGTATAAAATAAAGTTCTACGCCATTGGGTTTGGCGTGGGCGCGGACAACGATACAATGGAACAAATCGCTAACTGCTCAGGCACGAAATACTACCAAAGCAACAATTTTTCGGAACTCGACCAGATTTATCGGGACCTTGCGACAGACATTGCAAACCAAAGCCTGACATTTGTCCAGCAAAAGTCCGTGACAGTCGGCGTTGCATCCCAATTGTACGAATCCAGCTATCTTGCGGTACAATACAACCAAACAGTGTATGACACATTCCAAAGGGTCCCTTTGACAATTGAAGACCCGGTTTTCAACAATACCATCAGCCAAGGAACCCTTGGCATTCCATCTGAGACGTCAATAGTCGATGCTAAAGTTGTGTCATATTCTGCAGATAAATGGACAAGCATGGTTGACTTGAACAATACATTCTACTCCTGGAAGCCATTGTTCGACCTTACAGACTTTGGCTCAGATTTCCTCCAACTGGGGGACCCATATGCAGTTTATGTGGATCCGGCTTTCATTGCCGACACAAATACGGTCAGGGTGAGGACCGCTGTTAATGCAACAGCCCTGGCAGGCGGTTCGGAATACAACAGAATCATCTACACAATACTTGCCAGGACTTTTTCAAGCTCAACCGGGATCGGCTCGCAGGCATCAGGCTGTAACTGGAATATCCTTTTTGAAGACGGCTCCAACATGACCCTGACAATCCCTTCAAGCGCTGTCACAAACAACACCTGCAGTTTTTATGACGATGTTTACAACACAGACGATGCAACTCAAAGCGCCATCTACAACCTTTTGCTGGAGTTGGACCTTGATGATGACGGATACATTGACATCAATGTTGGCTATCAGGGTTTCCTATTGTCCACGGCCACTGTTACAAGCGTCCCATACCTGTGGGGGCCTGCCACTGTGGAGGTGAGATTGTGGCAGTAA
- a CDS encoding phosphatase PAP2 family protein: protein MAGLYDPSLLPVLGFGVILVALAFWLDRRILHYFSRKGTGSVNKFMKFVSNSYFIAFMVLLAVLAMLQAGADFAHTVYHLAVGAGIMAFNVLIKFIVRRDRPVHMIYFPVIRLPDYSFPSAHSTAVFAVMGMIAGSGAALKVFWLGFSLLVAFSRIYLKEHWASDVVSGAVISYLLMTILSY, encoded by the coding sequence ATGGCCGGACTATATGATCCATCTTTGCTTCCTGTTTTGGGATTTGGCGTCATTCTGGTAGCGTTGGCTTTCTGGCTGGACAGGCGCATACTGCATTATTTCTCGCGAAAAGGCACAGGCTCGGTGAACAAATTCATGAAATTTGTCAGCAACAGCTATTTCATTGCTTTCATGGTGCTTTTGGCTGTCCTTGCAATGCTGCAGGCGGGCGCTGATTTTGCCCACACAGTCTACCATCTTGCCGTCGGCGCGGGAATCATGGCATTTAATGTCCTGATAAAATTCATTGTCAGGAGAGACAGGCCAGTCCATATGATTTATTTCCCTGTGATAAGATTGCCGGATTATTCTTTCCCTTCAGCGCACTCAACTGCTGTTTTTGCAGTTATGGGCATGATTGCAGGCTCCGGTGCGGCATTGAAGGTTTTCTGGCTCGGGTTTTCCCTGCTTGTCGCCTTCAGCAGGATTTACCTTAAGGAGCACTGGGCAAGCGATGTTGTTTCAGGCGCTGTGATAAGCTATCTCCTGATGACAATATTAAGCTATTGA
- a CDS encoding nucleotidyltransferase domain-containing protein, whose product MNQKRINIQYEIILALLNQDMHGRALSKELGVSLSSIQRSLSLLDKDNIASWEEIGRNKMHFLKKNKVARVYVFMAENYKLIKLIRHYPYLGPIISDIIEKTKGCIILLFGSYAKFSARNNSDIDVFIETNDIKLKKQIENINSRLSIQTGMFNKSSLLAKEIIRNHVIVQGMEEYYEKLGLFKENEIGGEGNTD is encoded by the coding sequence ATGAACCAAAAAAGAATCAATATCCAATATGAGATTATACTCGCTTTGCTTAACCAGGATATGCACGGCCGTGCCTTGTCAAAGGAATTGGGAGTTTCGCTTTCGAGCATACAGCGGAGCTTAAGCTTATTGGATAAAGACAATATCGCATCGTGGGAGGAGATTGGCAGGAATAAAATGCATTTTTTGAAAAAAAACAAGGTAGCACGAGTATACGTTTTTATGGCTGAAAATTATAAATTGATTAAGTTGATCCGGCATTATCCTTATTTAGGTCCAATTATCTCTGATATCATTGAAAAAACAAAGGGCTGCATAATATTGCTCTTCGGAAGCTATGCGAAATTCTCCGCAAGAAACAACAGCGATATAGATGTTTTCATCGAAACTAATGACATAAAGCTGAAAAAGCAAATTGAGAACATAAACAGCAGGTTAAGCATACAAACTGGCATGTTCAACAAATCATCCTTATTGGCAAAGGAAATAATCAGGAATCATGTCATAGTACAGGGCATGGAAGAATATTATGAAAAGCTTGGATTATTTAAGGAAAATGAAATCGGAGGAGAAGGTAATACTGATTAG
- a CDS encoding HEPN domain-containing protein, with protein sequence MKSEEKVILISPSVEICKSYVIKSKNCLRSAKILYKARLYENSVGEAYYAMYNAALAMLYRAGIKSLNHSATSMMIGFVFNRPDLKGKLEIAKKERIRKQYSVMDKIGLLSIVKTSEQFMLEAEDFMLECEVLIGAIQPNRLKRLRRTIESI encoded by the coding sequence ATGAAATCGGAGGAGAAGGTAATACTGATTAGCCCTTCAGTTGAGATATGCAAATCCTATGTCATCAAATCAAAAAATTGCCTCAGATCAGCAAAAATTCTATATAAGGCTCGTCTTTATGAGAATTCAGTTGGGGAAGCATACTATGCCATGTACAATGCTGCATTGGCAATGCTTTATCGTGCCGGAATAAAGAGTCTTAACCATTCAGCCACAAGTATGATGATTGGCTTCGTTTTCAATAGACCAGATTTGAAAGGGAAACTGGAAATTGCCAAAAAAGAGCGGATTCGTAAACAATATTCCGTTATGGATAAAATAGGCCTGCTTAGCATTGTTAAAACTTCCGAGCAGTTCATGTTGGAAGCTGAAGATTTTATGCTTGAATGCGAAGTATTGATTGGCGCAATCCAACCCAATAGATTAAAACGACTCAGGAGGACTATTGAAAGCATTTAG